A stretch of the Corylus avellana chromosome ca6, CavTom2PMs-1.0 genome encodes the following:
- the LOC132184357 gene encoding probable nucleoredoxin 3 produces MSGPDFEAKCINSSDIITILAAEGVQFLLSGEGKVPLSACDGKTTCLFFSANWCRACRNSIPKLVELYETLRRRSEKIEILLISFDHNENEFREHFKHMPWLAVPFDVNLNRRLSNRYHVKHMPSLIPLTSDDQISIEEDLIRLIEDYGPEAFPFTKSRREELKASDAGMLEGGKLQDLLAHNGRDYVISKDGTKVLVSELVGKTIGLYFGAHWCPPCHTFAAQLLEAYNDHHQIASKEQDFEIIFISTDRDLKEFNLSLESMPWLAIPYSDKTRNDLCRIFNIKGIPSLVLIGADGKMVGTNGRAIICSYGAKAFPFTKSKVGELEAALRKEGDALPRQVKDIKHEHLLKLDMAKAYQCDSCKVRGRFWAFSCDVCDYDLHPACIEEAS; encoded by the exons ATGTCAGGGCCTGATTTTGAAGCCAAATGTATCAACAGCAGTGATATTATAACAATCTTAGCAGCAGAAGGGGTTCAGTTCCTTTTATCTGGTGAGGGAAAG GTACCTTTATCAGCTTGTGATGGGAAGACAACTTGCCTGTTTTTCTCAGCAAACTGGTGCAGAGCCTGCAGAAACTCTATCCCCAAACTGGTGGAACTTTATGAAACGCTGAGAAGAAGAAGTGAAAAGATAGAGATTCTGTTGATTTCCTTTGATCACAACGAAAATGAATTCAGGGAACACTTCAAACACATGCCATGGCTTGCAGTTCCATTTGATGTGAATTTGAATAGAAGACTTAGCAATAGGTACCATGTGAAGCATATGCCATCACTGATTCCTTTGACTTCAGATGATCAAATATCAATAGAAGAGGACTTGATTAGGTTGATTGAGGACTATGGCCCTGAAGCATTTCCTTTCACTAAGAGCAGAAGAGAGGAGTTGAAGGCTTCTGATGCAGGGATGCTTGAAGGAGGAAAATTACAAGATCTTTTGGCACACAATGGACGAGATTATGTCATCTCTAAGGATGGTACAAAG GTGTTGGTATCAGAACTTGTTGGAAAGACCATAGGCCTTTACTTCGGAGCACATTGGTGCCCACCTTGCCATACCTTCGCTGCACAGCTTTTAGAAGCATACAATGATCATCATCAAATTGCTTCCAAAGAGCAAGACTTCGAAATCATCTTCATCTCAACAGATCGAGACCTCAAAGAATTCAATCTGAGCCTGGAAAGCATGCCGTGGCTGGCCATACCATATTCAGACAAAACAAGAAACGACCTTTGCAGGATCTTCAATATCAAAGGGATTCCATCTTTGGTCCTCATTGGGGCAGATGGGAAAATGGTTGGCACAAATGGGAGGGCCATCATCTGCTCGTATGGGGCCAAGGCTTTCCCCTTTACAAAGTCGAAGGTGGGAGAGCTGGAAGCAGCATTGAGAAAGGAAGGAGATGCATTGCCAAGGCAAGTGAAGGATATAAAGCATGAACACTTGCTGAAGCTAGACATGGCCAAAGCATACCAATGTGACTCTTGCAAAGTAAGAGGCAGATTTTGGGCCTTCTCTTGTGATGTATGTGACTATGACCTCCATCCAGCATGTATAGAAGAAGCATCATAA